Sequence from the Sphingosinicella ginsenosidimutans genome:
GCCAGCGTCGCGGTCGCGCTGCTGCTGCTCGGCCTCAAGGTCTGGGCGGCGCTGGCGACCGGATCGGTGGCGATGCTCGGCTCGCTCGCCGATACCGCGCTCGACGTCATCGCCTCGCTCGTCACATTATTCGGAGTCCGCGTCGCGGCGCAGCCGGCGGACCGCGAGCATCGCTTCGGCCACGGCAAGGCGGAGGCGCTCGCGGCGCTCGTCCAGGTCGGCATCATCTCGGTCTCGGCGCTGGGCATCGCCTGGCGCGCGATCCAGCGGCTGATCGCCGGCGCGGAAACCGCCAATGCCGAAGACGGGATCATCGTGTCGGTCATCGCGCTCGTCGCGACCGGCTTCCTCATCGCCTATCAGCGCATGGTGATCCGTCGCACCGGATCGGTCGCGATCCGCACCGACAACGTCCATTACCAGAGCGACGTGCTGCTCAACCTGTCGGTGATCGCCGCGCTTGTGCTCGATCAATATGTCGGCCTCACCGGCGCCGATCCGGTCTTCGGAGTCGGCATCGCGCTCTGGCTGCTCTGGGGGGCGTGGCGCGCCTCGCTCCACGCGGTCGATCAGCTGATGGACAAGGAATGGCCGGACGACAAGAGGATGCGCTTCCTCGCCGTCGCCTCGGCCCGGCCGGAGGCGAAGGGCATCCACGATCTCCGCACGCGATCGAGCGGCGCGCATGATTTCGCGCAGTTTCACATCTGGATCGATCCGACGATGACGGTTCGCGAGGCGCACGACATCGTCGATGCGATCGAGGCCGATCTCGCCCGCGAATTTCCGGGCGTCGAGGTCATCATCCATGTCGATCCGGAAGGGCAGGTCGACAATCCCGGCAATCCGCTTCTCGAAACCGACGAAACCAGGGAGCCGATCCCCGAATGACCACGCTTCGCCTCGTTCAGGTCGATGCCTTCGCCGACAGGCCCTTCACCGGCAATCCGGCCGCGGTGATGCCGCTCGATTCCTGGCTCGACGATGCGACGCTCCAGGCGATCGCGATGGAGAACAACCTTTCGGAGACCGCCTTCACCATCCCGGCGGCGGACGGCGAGGCGGATTATGAGCTGCGCTGGTTCACCCCGGCGACCGAGGTCGTGCTGTGCGGCCATGCGACGCTCGCCAGCGGCCATGTCCTGATCGGCGACAGCGATCGCATCCGCTTCCGCACCCGCAAGGCCGGGATGCTGGAGGTCGCGAGGGATGGCGACGGCTATGCCATGTCGCTCCCGGCCTGGAAGCCGGAGCCGAGGCCGCTTCCCGCCATCGTCGCCGCGCTTGGCGTCACGCCGGTCGAAACGCTCTGGCATCCGCACCGCTACGGCGTCGTCGCGGTGGCGAGCGAGGCGGAAATCCACGCGCTCGCCCCCGATTTCAAGGCGCTTGCGGCCGAAGGCGACGTCCTCACCATCGTGACGGCGCCCGGGAGCGAGGCCGATGTCGTCAGCCGCGTCTTCGCCTGCGGCGCCGGCATCGACGAGGATCCGGTGACGGGCTCGGCCCATGCCGTCCTCACGCCTTATTGGGCCGCGCGCACCGGCCGCACCAGCTTCACCTACTTCCAGGCCAGCCGCCGCGGCGGCCACCTCACCGGCCGCCTCGAAGGCGACCGCGTCATCCTCGGCGGCCGGTGCGTGACCGTGATCGAAGGTACGATGACGATCTGAACCCAGGCGTCATGCCGGATCAGGTCCGGGGTGGCTGAGACGGCGCGGCGTCCGCCGGCCGCGCCTGCTCGGCGGCGATCCATTCGTTGATCTGCGCTTCGAGCACGTCGAGCGGCACCGATCCGTTCGCCAGCACCGCGTCGTGGAAGCGCCGCTCGTCGAACCGCGGCCCAAGCGCCTGTTCGGCGCGGTGGCGAAGCTCGATGATCTTGAGGCGGCCGATCATGTAGCCAAGGGCCTGGCCCGGCCAGCTGATATAGCGGTTCACCTCGGATTCGATGTTGCGGTCGGTGAGCGCGGTGTTGTCGCGCATGTACTGGATCGCGCGCGCCTTGTCCCAGCCATAGGCATGGATGCCGGTGTCGACGACGAGCCGGCACGCGCGCCACATCTGGTAGGAAAGCTCGCCCATCCGTCGTTCGGGCGTGTTGTAGACCCCCATCTCCTCGCCGAGGCTCTCGGCATAGAGCGCCCAGCCTTCGGTGAAGGCGGTGAACCCGGTGAAGTTCCGGCGGAACGGGGCGATGTCCATTTCCTGCTGGAGCGCGATCTGGAGATGGTGGCCGGGCACCGATTCATGGAGCGACAGCGCCGGAATCTCCCAGAGCGGCCGCTGGTCGAGATGCGAGGTGTTCACATAATAGGTCCCGGAAATCCCGGCCTCCGGGGAACCCGAGCCGTAATAGGCCGTGGTCGTCCCCTCCGCCGTCTCGGCCGGAATCTCGCGGATCGTGAAGGTGAGGCGCGGC
This genomic interval carries:
- a CDS encoding cation diffusion facilitator family transporter, which produces MSAADRARLTTRAALASVAVALLLLGLKVWAALATGSVAMLGSLADTALDVIASLVTLFGVRVAAQPADREHRFGHGKAEALAALVQVGIISVSALGIAWRAIQRLIAGAETANAEDGIIVSVIALVATGFLIAYQRMVIRRTGSVAIRTDNVHYQSDVLLNLSVIAALVLDQYVGLTGADPVFGVGIALWLLWGAWRASLHAVDQLMDKEWPDDKRMRFLAVASARPEAKGIHDLRTRSSGAHDFAQFHIWIDPTMTVREAHDIVDAIEADLAREFPGVEVIIHVDPEGQVDNPGNPLLETDETREPIPE
- a CDS encoding PhzF family phenazine biosynthesis protein codes for the protein MTTLRLVQVDAFADRPFTGNPAAVMPLDSWLDDATLQAIAMENNLSETAFTIPAADGEADYELRWFTPATEVVLCGHATLASGHVLIGDSDRIRFRTRKAGMLEVARDGDGYAMSLPAWKPEPRPLPAIVAALGVTPVETLWHPHRYGVVAVASEAEIHALAPDFKALAAEGDVLTIVTAPGSEADVVSRVFACGAGIDEDPVTGSAHAVLTPYWAARTGRTSFTYFQASRRGGHLTGRLEGDRVILGGRCVTVIEGTMTI